The window GAAactatttttgtattttctagGAAGCAGTTGAGACAATGTCTGCATGCTCTGCCATGGCATTACAACAGTCAAGTGGAAATAAGGAAGAAGAGTCTCTGTCACCAAATAGTGAATGGGCTAAATGGAAGCGTGGAGGCATTGTTGGAGCGGCTGCTTTAACAGGGGGGACTTTGATGGCCATCACTGGTGGTATGATGTATTCTAACTGTTAGAGTCCCTTCCCACGTTTTGGAAATTAAGACTTTGGATTTGGAAAATGCTTATTCTTCACcttttattattacttattatatGAAATAGGATTGGCTGCTCCAGCAATAGCTGCAGGGTTCGGTGCATTGGCACCAACACTAGGCACGATCATTCCGGTAATTGGAGCCAGTGGGTTTGCTGCAGCTGCTGAGGCTGCCGGAACTGTTGCTGGTTCTGTTGCTGTCGCAGCATCTTTTGGAGGTAAATAGACCTCAATTTTAGCTTCGTTTAAGTAAAAACATGGATGGAAATGATGATAATTGTATAgtttttatgtgtgtttatgaATAGCTGCTGGAGCTGGGCTCACAGGGACTAAGATGGCTAGGAGAACTGGGGACATTGAGGAGTTTGAATTTAAAGCTATTGGAGAAAATCATAATCAAGGAGTTAGTTTTAATTTCCTGCTGCTGCTAGTTTTGCATTGGGAAAAATTTGACTATTGTCTGTGCTTCATATTAAAAGCTCTTTGCTCTGCATTAATCCAATTTTGAGGATgacgtccttcttcttctttttttgtttttttggtgtaatAGCGGTTAGCAGTGGAGATCTTAGTGGCTGGCTTTGTGTTAAAGGAAGAAGACTTTGTAAAACCATGGGAAGGGTTAACCAGCAACTTGGAAAGGTATTAACACGAGTTGTTCTCGtgtgcaattttttttgtgactaTGATTCGTAAAATTCATATGTTTTGCTATAATTGCTTCTTAGGTATACGGTGCAATGGGAATCCAAGAATATTATAGCAGTGAGCACTGCAATTCAGGATTGGCTTACTTCAAGTAATATCATATAGTTTTTATCCATTTACGCTTAACCAtgtaaatttatctttttgttgttgcattAAGAATAGATAGTAACATCGACATGAAATTGTTGCAGGAGTTGCTATGGAGTTGATGAGACAAGGTGCCATGCACACTGTACTAAACTCGCTTTTAGCAGCTATGGTATGGCCGGCAACAATCCTTGTAGCTGCTGATTTCATAGATAGTAAATGGAGTATTGCTATTGacaggtaaaaaagaaaatctgtAATGATACTGAAATACCAAATGTGATGAAACCATTATTGCTACTTAAAGTTTATGgctattatttttctttcaggtCAGACAAAGTAGGAAAACTTCTGGCTGAAGCGCTTCGAAAAGGGTTGCAAGGAAATAGGTATAGTTATTGGATAAATTCCATCAGATCTTTATGATAGGAAGTTATACAATTAGAATTTTACATCAGCATGTTGATTTTTGCACTTCGGAAAACTTGTGAGGAATTTAGACCTGTGACTCTCGTTGGTTTTTCGCTTGGTGCACGTGTCGTCTTTAAGTGCCTCCAGACTCTGGCCGAGACTGAAAAGAATGGTATATTCTCCCACTCATATTTATCTTTCTTTAGAATTGACAATTGATTCTCGTCTTAACACATTTTTCACGGTAGCTGAAATTGTGGAAAGACTTGTTCTTCTTGGAGCACCAATTTCAATCAAGAACGAGAACTGGCGGGACGTAAGAAAGGTAATAAACTTTCTTTATGAGTGTTCCCTTACATTATGAACAATTGATGTCACAGTCTAGGCAACAAATAAGTCTTTTGGTTGGTTATCAGATGGTGGCTGGAAGATTCATTAATGTTTACGCCACAAATGATTGGACTCTCGGAGTTGCCTTCCGTGCAAGGTACTGTATGTTGAATTGTTTTTCAATTCCCAGTTTTAAACTGCAAAAATGAAAACCTGTTTCTCTTCTTAATCTCTGCAGTCTGTTGTCCCAAGGATTAGCTGGAATCCAACCAGTCTGTATCCCAGGGATCGAGGATGTAAGTATCTCATTTTCTCTCCttgtgttatatattttatgttcaTGTCAAGTGATGTGAAGGAAATAATCAGActaatcatcatcatattcatcatTACCTATCGAATAACTCCCAACATTGCAGGTTGATGTAACAGATATGGTAGAAGGTCACTCATCTTACCTATGGAAAACTCAACAAATCTTGGAAAGACTCGAACTCGACAACTCTTACCCCGTCTTCCGAAACTCTCTCTAACTAGACACGACATTTATTATTAGGACCATATCCCGTTTTCCAGATTCAGTGTCAAGCAAAACTAAACAGCATCTCccatttttcaatatattttttttattgtgattGACTTACTTTCAGTAATTATTTGAGGTAGACACAAccagaaaaagaagataaaaacaagatttaacataaaaacaaaactgatgcACATTGAAAAGTTAGTTGAAAAGGCAAGTGAGGCGCCTGTTAGGCACCGCAATGAGGCGTGTGGCTCTGGGAGCGGTGAGACCCATGACGTCGCTCATGTCAAGCTCACCCGGTGTCATCCCATCAGGCAACTGCCACGTGAAACTGTGAATGATGTTAGCCACAGCGACCTCCCTGGACACAGTTTCATGTCAAGCTCACCCGGTGTCATCCCATCGGGCAACTCCCTGGACACGATCTCCGACCTGACCCGAACGGTATAAACTCAAAGTTAGTCCCCATGAAATCAGGCATACCCGGTTCCATAAACCTCGAAGGCTTAAACGCTTCAGGTTCAACCCATAGTTTCAGGTCACGCGCGATGGCGAATGCGTTGATAATCAATCGCGAGCCTTTGGGCACAGAGAAGCCTTGGAGCTTCGTGTCCTCAATGGCCTCGTGGAGGATGAGTGGGATCGGTGGGTGGAGCCTCATGGTTTCTTTGAGTGTGCATTTGAGGAAAGTTAGTTTCTCGAGGTGCATCTCATCCACGCGCTGGTCAAGACCCACGACTTCCGCAAGTTCTTGGTGGAGCCGTTTGAGTTCGTTTCGGTAACGTAAGAGCTCCGTCAAGGCCCACTCTATCCCCGACGCCATCGTCTCCGTTCCTCCAAACATAACATCCTTCGAGTacaaataaatgtttaaatatatagGACTAATGTGTTTTAATTCTTGAATTTAACCATGctaagatattatatatttatatgtatgcGTGCATATTTTGTATAATTCAGATTACCtttaaatgataattaagagttgacaaaacaaaaaaaaaagaatgattagtatgaaatatgtaaatgaaaataaattataacgtGTTGCGATTACCATGACGAGCGCTTTGATATTATCACGTGTAAGTTTTACGGAGCTCTTGTTACGATTAGTTGATGAATCCTTGCTCactaaattttcttctttgctgtAAAACGCAAGTAGATCATCCACCATATCGGTATCTTGATCATCGTTTACAGTCTCCCTCTTCTTCATATGCGCATCGATAACTTCATCAATGAACCCGTCGAGATCGTTACGGGCCTTCACGAGCCTCTTGTTTATCCCATGCAGATCGAACCAGCCTAGGAACGGTATGAAGTCTGCGACGTTGAATGCTCCAAATAGCTTTGAGAACTCTTGCAAGATCCTTATGAACTCGTCTTGTTCCGTCTCGCATGCGGCACCAAACGCGGCTCGGTACGTTATGTTTCTTGTCAACGTAAAAATGAGCTCTCCAACGTTGACGGGTTTACCGACGTTGCTAGACAAAGACCGGACCATATTATTTACTTCGTCGCGGACGGAGGCCCATGACTCAGCTCGTCTACGGCTAAACACCTTCATGACGCATACTTTCCTCATTTGTCTCCAAAAAGGTCCGTAAGGAGCAAAAGCCATGTCAGCTAAGTCGTAAGTTAAGTAATTTATGGCTATTGTCACAGGCCGATTTGAGAAGCTGATGTCTTGGACTTGAAGAACTTGTCGGGCCAGGTCAGGTGATGTGATGGCAAACACGTGACGAAATCCCATTCTTAGGTGGAACAAGCCNNNNNNNNNNNNNNNNNNNNNNNNNNNNNNNNNNNNNNNNNNNNNNNNNNNNNNNNNNNNNNNNNNNNNNNNNNNNNNNNNNNNNNNNNNNNNNNNNNNNNNNNNNNNNNNNNNNNNNNNNNNNNNNNNNNNNNNNNNNNNNNNNNNNNNNNNNNNNNNNNNNNNNNNNNNNNNNNNNNNNNNNNNNNNNNNNNNNNNNNNNNNNNNNNNNNNNNNNNNNNNNNNNNNNNNNNNNNNNNNNNNNNNNNNNNNNNNNNNNNNNNNNNNNNNNNNNNNNNNNNNNNNNNNNNNNNNNNNNNNNNNNNNNNNNNNNNNNNNNNNNNNNNNNNNNNNNNNNNNNNNNNNNNNNNNNNNNNNNNNNNNNNNNNNNNNNNNNNNNNNNNNNNNNNNNNNNNNNNNNNNNNNNNNNNNNNNNNNNNNNNNNNNNNNNNNNNNNNNNNNNNNNNNNNNNNNNNNNNNNNNNNNNNNNNNNNNNNNNNNNNNNNNNNNNNNNNNNNNNNNNNNNNNNNNNNNNNNNNNNNNNNNNNNNNNNNNNNNNNNNNNNNNNNNNNNNNNNNNNNNNNNNNNNNNNNNNNNNNNNNNNNNNNNNNNNNNNNNNNNNNNNNNNNNNNNNNNNNNNNNNNNNNNNNNNNNNNNNNNNNNNNNNNNNNNNNNNNNNNNNNNNNNNNNNNNNNNNNNNNNNNNNNNNNNNNNNNNNNNNNNNNNNNNNNNNNNNNNNNNNNNNNNNNNNNNNNNNNNNNNNNNNNNNNNNNNNNNNNNNNNNNNNNNNNNNNNNNNNNNNNNNNNNNNNNNNNNNNNNNNNNNNNNNNNNNNNNNNNNNNNNNNNNNNNNNNNNNNNNNNNNNNNNNNNNNNNNNNNNNNNNNNNNNNNNNNNNNNNNNNNNNNNNNNNNNNNNNNNNNNNNNNNNNNNNNNNNNNNNNNNNNNNNNNNNNNNNNNNNNNNNNNNNNNNNNNNNNNNNNNNNNNNNNNNNNNNNNNNNNNNNNNNNNNNNNNNNNNNNNNNNNNNNNNNNNNNNNNNNNNNNNNNNNNNNNNNNNNNNNNNNNNNNNNNNNNNNNNNNNNNNNNNNNNNNNNNNNNNNNNNNNNNNNNNNNNNNNNNNNNNNNNNNNNNNNNNNNNNNNNNNNNNNNNNNNNNNNNNNNNNNNNNNNNNNNNNNNNNNNNNNNNNNNNNNNNNNNNNNNNNNNNNNNNNNNNNNNNNNNNNNNNNNNNNNNNNNNNNNNNNNNNNNNNNNNNNNNNNNNNNNNNNNNNNNNNNNNNNNNNNNNNNNNNNNNNNNNNNNNNNNNNNNNNNNNNNNNNNNNNNNNNNNNNNNNNNNNNNNNNNNNNNNNNNNNNNNNNNNNNNNNNNNNNNNNNNNNNNNNNNNNNNNNNNNNNNNNNNNNNNNNNNNNNNNNNNNNNNNNNNNNNNNNNNNNNNNNNNNNNNNNNNNNNNNNNNNNNNNNNNNNNNNNNNNNNNNNNNNNNNNNNNNNNNNNNNNNNNNNNNNNNNNNNNNNNNNNNNNNNNNNNNNNNNNNNNNNNNNNNNNNNNNNNNNNNNNNNNNNNNNNNNNNNNNNNNNNNNNNNNNNNNNNNNNNNNNNNNNNNNNNNNNNNNNNNNNNNNNNNNNNNNNNNNNNNNNNNNNNNNNNNNNNNNNNNNNNNNNNNNNNNNNNNNNNNNNNNNNNNNNNNNNNNNNNNNNNNNNNNNNNNNNNNNNNNNNNNNNNNNNNNNNNNNNNNNNNNNNNNNNNNNNNNNNNNNNNNNNNNNNNNNNNNNNN is drawn from Camelina sativa cultivar DH55 chromosome 1, Cs, whole genome shotgun sequence and contains these coding sequences:
- the LOC104700145 gene encoding transmembrane and coiled-coil domain-containing protein 4-like; protein product: MFSNLLCLDKVTSVGSSFFYFVVFWNNETNSIDRIWICKIFVVSSISFVVDLMVEATSNMTPSQRYAASALFAIALNQAQISQTKPLGIPATTDHDGDDGEPISSDGDIPISDDADLWVHEVSGLLRPVFRCLQIDTSAWHGLEEIAASSQSKDHIGAFIKLLSEDVSDDDDSSEMVEKETALAKAAEAMGQNIRSSSVSVEAKMEKHVEFENECREKYFVPEAQSDAEVKETDSHGEDGKRDAGHSPGFVEQEKKPVEEVALLSHERKINVLYELLSACLADKYEENETCTRTRKGYDARHHVALRLLATWFDFQWIKMEAVETMSACSAMALQQSSGNKEEESLSPNSEWAKWKRGGIVGAAALTGGTLMAITGGLAAPAIAAGFGALAPTLGTIIPVIGASGFAAAAEAAGTVAGSVAVAASFGAAGAGLTGTKMARRTGDIEEFEFKAIGENHNQGRLAVEILVAGFVLKEEDFVKPWEGLTSNLERYTVQWESKNIIAVSTAIQDWLTSRVAMELMRQGAMHTVLNSLLAAMVWPATILVAADFIDSKWSIAIDRSDKVGKLLAEALRKGLQGNRPVTLVGFSLGARVVFKCLQTLAETEKNAEIVERLVLLGAPISIKNENWRDVRKMVAGRFINVYATNDWTLGVAFRASLLSQGLAGIQPVCIPGIEDVDVTDMVEGHSSYLWKTQQILERLELDNSYPVFRNSL